A single genomic interval of Helianthus annuus cultivar XRQ/B chromosome 6, HanXRQr2.0-SUNRISE, whole genome shotgun sequence harbors:
- the LOC110944415 gene encoding protein O-glucosyltransferase 1 — protein sequence MTAQFRPKDILLVGDAKATNNSTPQSCPEYFRWIHEDLKPWKHTGITNEMVEKAREKAHFRLIIVDGRLYMEKYKYVFQTRDVFTIWGILQLLKLYPGKVPDLDLMFMCHDPPLVQKSDYPDNTSVIPPLFHYCGDDLTYDIVFPDWSFWGWPEVNVSPWVKLSKELEQGNQKQKWMEREPFAYWKGNTYTGWARRDLAMCNSDDKQEWNARIHHLDWRKGFNDTDLASQCTYRYKIYIEGNAWSVSEKYILACDSMSLVVTPHYYDFFSRGLIPTVHYWPINEHNMCSSIKFAVDWGNNNTNKAQEIGRRGSEFVKKELQMNLVYDYMLHLLTEYSKLFKYRPVITENAVEVCSCLGKDTVKEYKELSMVKGPSEVSPCIMDPPYDDHQLQALQNKKRNLTKQVEFWEADEHLS from the exons ATTTCGTCCTAAAGACATTCTCCTAGTCGGAGATGCTAAAGCCACCAACAACTCGACACCTCAATCATGTCCTGAATACTTCAGATGGATTCACGAAGATCTAAAGCCATGGAAACATACTGGAATCACTAACGAAATGGTGGAAAAAGCTAGAGAAAAGGCACATTTCAGGTTAATCATCGTTGATGGAAGACTTTACATGGAGAAATACAAATATGTGTTCCAAACTCGAGATGTATTCACCATTTGGGGAATCTTGCAACTTCTCAAACTCTATCCCGGAAAAGTGCCGGATCTTGACTTGATGTTCATGTGTCACGATCCGCCATTGGTTCAAAAATCTGATTATCCAGACAACACGAGTGTTATACCTCCGTTATTCCATTATTGTGGGGATGATTTGACTTACGATATCGTCTTCCCGGATTGGTCATTTTGGGGATG GCCGGAAGTGAATGTATCGCCATGGGTGAAATTGAGCAAGGAACTGGAACAAGGGAATCAGAAACAAAAATGGATGGAAAGGGAACCCTTTGCATATTGGAAAGGGAATACATACACAGGATGGGCCCGGAGAGACCTTGCAATGTGCAACTCTGATGACAAACAAGAATGGAATGCTAGAATCCACCATTTG GATTGGAGAAAAGGGTTTAATGATACAGATTTAGCAAGCCAATGTACCTATAG GTACAAGATATACATTGAAGGAAACGCATGGTCGGTTAGCGAGAAGTATATTTTGGCTTGTGACTCAATGAGTCTGGTCGTAACTCCACACTACTATGATTTTTTCTCCAGAGGTTTAATCCCCACCGTTCATTATTGGCCCATAAACGAGCATAATATGTGTAGTTCAATCAAGTTTGCTGTTGATTGGGGAAACAATAACACAAATAAG GCACAGGAAATTGGAAGAAGAGGAAGTGAATTTGTAAAAAAGGAATTACAAATGAATTTGGTGTATGATTACATGCTCCATCTTTTAACAGAATACTCGAAGCTTTTCAAATACAGACCAGTCATCACAGAAAATGCAGTTGAAGTTTGTTCCTGTTTGGGGAAAGATACGGTCAAAGAGTATAAAGAGTTATCAATGGTGAAGGGTCCATCAGAGGTGAGCCCGTGCATCATGGACCCGCCTTATGATGATCATCAACTTCAGGCTCTACAAAACAAGAAACGAAACTTGACCAAGCAAGTCGAATTTTGGGAAGCAGACGAACATCTTTCATAA